The genomic DNA CGCGGGGCGGCAGGACACGCTCCGGGGCGATCTCGAGCCCGATGACGCGGAGGTCCGGGCGGATCGTGCGCAGCCGGGTGGCCCATTCGACTGTGGTGGTGTGGCTGGCGCCGTAACCGACGTCCACCGCCAGGGGTGCGTCGGCGCCGGTCAGGAGCGCCCGGATACCGGGGTGGTGGACCGTCCAGCGGTCGGAGCGGCGCAGGCGGTTGTAGCCCGTCGTTCCGCGGGTGATGACGCCGAAAGGCCGACCATGCGTGTTCTCGGCGCGCACGTTGTGCGCCCGGAGATTGGGGACATGGTCGGCCATCGGTCGTCAGTTTTCGTTCGGGCGTCAGCGAGGACGCGTCAGTCTCAGAGGTTCTCGGAGATCCACTGGTCGGTGAGCTTGGCCTCGTTCTCGAAGAGCTCGTCCAGGTACTCGCCGACCTTGCCCTCGATGGCCGGTCCCATGAACGGGATGTTCACGGTGGTCTCGTTGTCGTAGTCCAGGGTGGTGGTCTCGCCGTTGCCGGTGACCTTGACGGTGCCCTCGAAGGACGCCGGGGTGCCCTTGACGTCGGCGGTGTAGGACAGCGGGAAGGTGCCGGTCTCGAGGTTGCCGAAGGTGACGACGCGCTTGAGTCGGAGGGCGTCCTTGATCATGGAGTGCACGGCCTCCGGCAGGAACTCCAGCGGCAGAACCTCGAAGAGGGTGGCCTGGCCGTCGGCCAGCTCGTTGAGTTCGCCCGGCTCCGGGGAGAGGTTCTCGGCGATGAAGGTCCAGTAATCCTTGGAGGCGTACGCCTGGTGGAGCTTCTCGACGGAGTGGTTGATGGTCACGGTGTTTTCGCTATGGGTAGCCATGAGACACAGACTACCGTTACACGCGTGACCGAATCATCCTTGACCCAAAAGCTCTCAGAGATTCCCGACACCGCGCTCGACCATGACGTGTCCCTGGCGGATCTGACCACCCTGCGACTGGGCGGCCGCCCGCGCTTCACCGTGCGGTGCGCGACCACGGCGGCGGCGGTCGAGGCGATCCGCGTGCTCGACCGCGCCGGGCAGGGGATCCTCGTGGTCGGCGGCGGCTCGAACCTCGTCGTCGCCGAGGGGGACCTCGATCTGGTGGTCGTGCTGCTGGAGAACGACGGGGTGAGCTACGGGCAGGACGGTCTCATCGAGGCCGAGGCGGGGGCGGTCTGGGACGACGTCGTCGCCGGCTCCGTGGAGCGGGGCCTGGGCGGCCTCGAGTGTCTCTCGGGCATCCCGGGTTCGGCGGGCGCGACCCCGGTGCAGAACGTCGGCGCGTACGGCGCGGAGGTCGCGGAGACGCTGACCGAGGTGCTGCTGCTGGACCGCACCGACGGTTCGGTGTCCTGGGCGCCGGCGTCCTCCCTGGAGCTGGCCTACCGCTACTCCAATCTCAAGTTCACCGGCCGCGCCGTCGTCCTGGCGCTGCGCATGCAGCTGAGCACCGACGGGCTGAGCACGCCGCTGCGCTTCGGCCAGCTCGCCGGCGAGGCCGGTCAGCGCCGGCCCGTCGCGCAGGTGCGTGAGGAGGTGCTGGCCCTGCGCCGCGGCAAGGGCATGGTGCTTGACGACGCCGACCACGACACCTGGTCGGCCGGCTCCTTCTTCACCAACCCGGTGGTGGACCCGGCCGTGGCGGATGAGGTGCAGTCCCGCGTCCGGGAGACCCGGGGAGCGGAGGACGCCGAACGGATGCCACGCTGGCCGGCCGACGGCGGCGACAAGCTCTCGGCGGCCTGGCTCATCGAGCGCGCGGGCTTCCCCCGTGGTTACCCGGACGAGGGCGCGCGGGCGCGGCTGTCGACGAAACACACCCTGGCGCTGACCAACCGCGGTTCGGCGGTCACCGGCGATCTGGTGGCCCTGGCCCGCGAGGTCCGCGACGGCGTCCGCGCCGAGTTCGGCGTGACGCTCGTGCCCGAGCCCGTGTGGATTGGCGTGTCCATCGACGCCTAATGCTCGTGGCTGGTCCCGATCCAGTGGAGCAGGTGGTGGACGCGCTCGTCCGCGATGCCGTAGTGGATGCTGCGGCCGTCGCGGGAGGAGGCCACCGTCCCGTTCTGCTCCATGGCGCGCAGGGCCGCCGAGGCGGTGGCGACGCGGACGTCGGTGGCCTCGGCCAGCTCCGTGACGGTCGAAGCGAACTGCCCCGCGTAGTGGATCGCGCTGAGCAGCTTCAGCCGGGTGGGATCGCCCATGATCTTGAACGTCCCGGACCAGTCGTGGGCCAGTGCCAGGTTGTGCTCCAGTGCCGTCATTGACTACCTCCTGCGGCCGAACTCTGGGAACCAGATTAGCCGGTCAGTTCCCGCCGGTGGTGACCAGCAGGATTGCGGCCCGGACGAAGTCGGCGACGTCCTCCGACTCCGGATCGTCCCACCAGTCCGCGGCCATGGCGTAGGGGCGGATGAGGCCCCGTTCGGCGTCGGCGAGCGCGATCTCGGAATCCTCGCCCTGGACGATGACGATCCAGCGCAGGCCCGTGGCCCGGCCGATCTGCTCGCCGGCGGCAGTGCCGATGAGGAATTCGGCGTTCTCCCGGGTCAGCCCGCCGTCGGCGTCGTTGAGTTCGAGCCACCTGGCCCGGTTCTCACGCGCGAAGTTCGCCAGGTTCTCCGGAGTCAGGGTCAGCCCCATCTGATTGAGCGCCGGCAGCAGCTGGTTGATCGCCGCGGCCTCGTTCTCGTTGAGCTGCTCGATGGTGACGAACTCGTCCGCCGGATC from Corynebacterium guangdongense includes the following:
- a CDS encoding ribonuclease E inhibitor RraB — protein: MTENIHPDDHVLLSTLAKRSDLSVPRPQTHFLDFPDEASAQRLLAAVSAEWTPVGVTRKGQVWRAAVARADKPTNRTTIPVARTYLTGLAESVGGRYFGWEATTDVGLRHHDDPADEFVTIEQLNENEAAAINQLLPALNQMGLTLTPENLANFARENRARWLELNDADGGLTRENAEFLIGTAAGEQIGRATGLRWIVIVQGEDSEIALADAERGLIRPYAMAADWWDDPESEDVADFVRAAILLVTTGGN
- a CDS encoding UDP-N-acetylmuramate dehydrogenase, encoding MTESSLTQKLSEIPDTALDHDVSLADLTTLRLGGRPRFTVRCATTAAAVEAIRVLDRAGQGILVVGGGSNLVVAEGDLDLVVVLLENDGVSYGQDGLIEAEAGAVWDDVVAGSVERGLGGLECLSGIPGSAGATPVQNVGAYGAEVAETLTEVLLLDRTDGSVSWAPASSLELAYRYSNLKFTGRAVVLALRMQLSTDGLSTPLRFGQLAGEAGQRRPVAQVREEVLALRRGKGMVLDDADHDTWSAGSFFTNPVVDPAVADEVQSRVRETRGAEDAERMPRWPADGGDKLSAAWLIERAGFPRGYPDEGARARLSTKHTLALTNRGSAVTGDLVALAREVRDGVRAEFGVTLVPEPVWIGVSIDA
- a CDS encoding ArsR/SmtB family transcription factor, whose translation is MTALEHNLALAHDWSGTFKIMGDPTRLKLLSAIHYAGQFASTVTELAEATDVRVATASAALRAMEQNGTVASSRDGRSIHYGIADERVHHLLHWIGTSHEH
- a CDS encoding DUF2505 domain-containing protein encodes the protein MATHSENTVTINHSVEKLHQAYASKDYWTFIAENLSPEPGELNELADGQATLFEVLPLEFLPEAVHSMIKDALRLKRVVTFGNLETGTFPLSYTADVKGTPASFEGTVKVTGNGETTTLDYDNETTVNIPFMGPAIEGKVGEYLDELFENEAKLTDQWISENL